The proteins below are encoded in one region of Sporosarcina sp. FSL K6-1508:
- a CDS encoding S9 family peptidase: MEEKLSLYLNIVNGYGPAVISGKNKFTFLSKKTGMPQAYIWNGNDGTVQVFGDFEDRIMSVFHSPSESRTIMGMDFKGNEKQQFYLMDEEGNYEELVLSPNHFHNFGGWSSDESKIMYSSNRRNSGCFDIFALDLVTRKEEMIFEYDGNCMPICWVNESHKDIVISIQETNIDSSFYILNIDTKELTKIGPDSGFARYQSLVLSKDGKTGYILSDFEMDHLAVYRFFIDQPGKLEKLLHEPLWDIEEISLSSNMETLLVNVNAGGTSIIKNYNLLTNDVNQVEGVPRGVIDSVSWMDDNRFIFALKSATMPGDIWAYDVQEKKAERLTYFGVAEEIEHLWIQPEVCKFKSFDGLEVPYFYYSKEQNPKATVIYVHGGPESQIRADFNPVIQYLISKGFAVVAPNVRGSMGYGRKYVQLDDGRKRMDAVADLASLVEDLVHSKSIDRHKIGIMGRSYGGFMVLAALTHYPKLWAAGVDIVGISHFKTFLENTGPWRRKLRECEYGTLGVDDEFFEEIAPLNHLAQIQAPLLVFHGQNDTRVPVSEAEQLTKEMREMEKDVELIIFEDEGHQTEKLANHITMNTKIVEFFNHNFENLEGFIHEGKASNGNVKTRI; the protein is encoded by the coding sequence ATGGAAGAGAAACTCTCGCTTTATTTGAATATAGTTAACGGTTATGGCCCGGCTGTAATATCAGGAAAAAACAAATTCACTTTTCTAAGTAAAAAAACTGGAATGCCTCAAGCATATATTTGGAATGGCAATGACGGCACTGTACAAGTATTCGGTGATTTTGAAGATCGAATCATGTCTGTATTCCATTCACCATCTGAAAGTCGAACAATAATGGGAATGGACTTTAAAGGGAATGAAAAACAACAATTCTATTTGATGGATGAAGAAGGGAACTACGAAGAACTTGTTTTATCGCCAAATCATTTTCATAACTTTGGTGGCTGGTCCTCTGATGAAAGTAAAATTATGTATTCAAGCAATCGACGAAATAGTGGTTGCTTTGATATTTTCGCCCTTGACCTTGTCACAAGGAAAGAAGAAATGATATTTGAATACGATGGAAATTGTATGCCAATTTGTTGGGTGAATGAAAGCCATAAGGATATTGTAATTAGTATTCAAGAAACAAATATTGATAGCTCATTTTATATTTTAAATATTGATACAAAAGAATTGACGAAAATAGGACCTGATAGTGGCTTTGCAAGATATCAATCCTTAGTGTTATCGAAGGATGGAAAAACTGGATATATTTTATCAGACTTTGAAATGGACCATTTAGCCGTTTACCGATTTTTTATCGATCAACCTGGAAAGTTGGAAAAGTTATTACATGAACCTCTATGGGATATAGAAGAAATATCCTTGTCGTCTAACATGGAAACGCTTCTCGTGAATGTAAATGCAGGTGGAACTTCGATTATTAAAAATTATAACCTTCTAACAAATGATGTTAACCAGGTAGAAGGCGTCCCGCGCGGGGTAATTGATTCGGTTAGTTGGATGGATGATAATCGTTTTATATTCGCGCTAAAAAGTGCTACTATGCCCGGTGATATTTGGGCATACGATGTACAAGAGAAGAAAGCCGAACGACTAACGTATTTTGGGGTTGCAGAAGAAATAGAGCATCTTTGGATACAGCCGGAAGTATGTAAGTTCAAGTCCTTTGACGGATTAGAAGTCCCTTATTTTTATTATTCGAAGGAACAAAACCCGAAAGCTACTGTTATTTATGTACATGGAGGACCCGAAAGCCAAATTAGGGCTGATTTTAATCCTGTTATTCAGTATTTAATCTCTAAAGGCTTTGCGGTAGTAGCTCCCAACGTAAGGGGGAGCATGGGGTATGGTCGAAAATATGTTCAGTTAGATGACGGAAGAAAAAGAATGGATGCTGTAGCGGATCTTGCGAGTTTAGTGGAAGATCTTGTTCATTCTAAATCGATAGACCGCCATAAAATTGGAATAATGGGCAGAAGTTATGGGGGATTCATGGTGCTAGCCGCCTTAACTCACTATCCGAAATTGTGGGCAGCAGGTGTTGATATTGTTGGAATTTCTCACTTTAAAACCTTTTTGGAGAATACAGGCCCTTGGCGTAGAAAGTTAAGAGAATGTGAATATGGAACACTCGGAGTGGATGATGAATTTTTCGAAGAAATTGCACCTTTAAATCATCTGGCTCAAATTCAAGCACCTTTGTTAGTCTTTCATGGTCAAAATGATACGAGAGTTCCAGTTAGTGAAGCGGAGCAACTAACAAAAGAAATGCGTGAAATGGAAAAAGACGTTGAATTAATCATATTTGAAGATGAAGGTCACCAAACGGAGAAATTAGCCAATCATATTACAATGAATACAAAAATTGTGGAGTTCTTTAATCATAACTTCGAGAATTTGGAGGGGTTCATTCATGAGGGAAAAGCAAGTAATGGAAATGTCAAAACAAGAATATAA
- a CDS encoding DUF3899 domain-containing protein: MKVNVFIASFSFIVWLLISKLGNLSLLEITNLTFIVGLIALLIYSVIYIIQSKFLNLFTNGFKKINYLIFPQSRSSKRAEELAESDYKLNEWKLSVKEVMKRLAAVVSITTLGISLVCLALDYWII; encoded by the coding sequence ATGAAGGTAAATGTTTTTATTGCTAGCTTTAGTTTTATCGTATGGCTGTTGATCAGTAAATTAGGAAACCTGTCATTACTTGAGATTACTAATTTAACATTTATTGTAGGTCTTATAGCGTTACTTATTTATTCAGTTATTTATATAATTCAGTCTAAATTTCTGAATTTATTTACCAATGGATTTAAAAAAATAAACTATTTAATATTTCCGCAATCCAGGTCTTCGAAAAGAGCGGAAGAACTTGCGGAGAGCGATTATAAACTGAACGAATGGAAACTATCTGTTAAAGAAGTGATGAAAAGATTGGCTGCTGTTGTTTCAATTACCACTTTAGGTATTTCGTTAGTCTGTTTAGCGTTGGATTATTGGATTATATAA
- a CDS encoding peptide ABC transporter substrate-binding protein, whose translation MKKILLLMITILALSAVLAACSDKDSSDTSDSSSKKAEKQEIVVNAGSEPPAIDPALATDTTSGWVLDHIFEGLYTRDKDGKTVPGLAEKTDVSEDGKTYTFTIRDGAKWSDGSPLTANDFEFAWKHVLNPDTGSSFAFYLYYLVNAEEYNKGNVKAEDVGVKALDEKTLEVTLNEPLGYFETLLTMWTFYPIKEELVASNESWSAEAKTYVSNGPFKMTAWEHDSEVVIEKNDEYYDKDSVNLDKITFKMVSEATTYYQMYKTGELDFIKSLPTDVIESEKGNEDFEIAPYYGTYMYMFNVEKEPFTNEKVRKAFGMAIDRKVLTENVTLAGEIPAYGMVPIGADTPEGDFREVGGDYFEEDFDKAKKLIEEGMAEEGWTTLPEVTLLYNTDENHKKTAEAVQEMLKQNIGVDIKLANQEWKTYLETTKTHNFQMARMGWVGVFVDPVVNLDYYLGDSPNNRTGWVNDDFDRLMAESKVEQDTAKRYELLHQAEEILMADFPMMPVYFYTNTYLTNENIKGAANYVNRFPFMKWAEVTGK comes from the coding sequence TTGAAGAAAATTTTATTATTAATGATTACTATCCTAGCACTTTCAGCTGTTCTTGCTGCATGTAGTGATAAAGATAGTAGTGACACTAGTGATTCATCATCCAAAAAAGCAGAAAAACAAGAAATTGTAGTAAACGCGGGAAGTGAGCCTCCAGCAATTGACCCGGCATTAGCAACAGATACAACATCAGGTTGGGTTTTAGACCATATATTTGAAGGGCTCTACACACGTGATAAAGATGGAAAAACAGTTCCAGGATTAGCAGAGAAAACAGATGTTTCAGAGGATGGGAAGACGTACACATTCACAATTCGTGATGGTGCAAAATGGTCTGACGGAAGTCCATTGACAGCTAATGATTTTGAATTTGCTTGGAAACACGTTCTTAATCCCGACACGGGAAGTTCTTTTGCATTCTATTTGTATTACTTAGTAAACGCGGAAGAGTATAACAAAGGAAACGTTAAAGCAGAAGACGTTGGCGTAAAAGCATTAGATGAAAAAACATTAGAAGTAACTTTAAACGAGCCACTTGGTTATTTTGAAACATTGTTAACAATGTGGACATTTTATCCAATAAAAGAAGAACTAGTTGCTAGCAATGAAAGTTGGTCTGCTGAAGCTAAAACATATGTAAGTAATGGGCCATTCAAAATGACAGCTTGGGAACATGACAGTGAGGTTGTTATTGAGAAAAACGATGAATACTATGATAAAGATAGTGTGAATTTGGACAAAATAACATTCAAAATGGTTAGTGAAGCAACAACATACTATCAAATGTACAAAACTGGGGAACTTGATTTCATTAAGAGTTTACCGACGGATGTAATTGAATCTGAAAAAGGTAATGAAGACTTTGAAATTGCCCCTTATTATGGAACATATATGTACATGTTTAACGTGGAGAAAGAACCATTTACAAATGAAAAGGTACGTAAAGCATTTGGTATGGCAATTGATCGTAAAGTTTTAACAGAAAATGTTACCTTAGCCGGAGAAATTCCTGCGTACGGAATGGTTCCAATTGGAGCTGATACGCCGGAAGGAGATTTCCGTGAAGTTGGCGGAGATTATTTTGAAGAGGATTTCGATAAGGCAAAAAAATTAATAGAAGAAGGTATGGCTGAAGAAGGTTGGACTACTCTTCCGGAAGTTACACTGTTATACAATACAGATGAAAACCATAAGAAAACCGCAGAAGCAGTTCAAGAAATGTTAAAGCAAAATATTGGTGTGGACATCAAGCTTGCGAATCAGGAATGGAAAACATATCTAGAAACAACGAAAACACATAATTTCCAAATGGCGCGTATGGGATGGGTTGGAGTGTTTGTAGATCCTGTAGTGAACTTAGATTACTATTTAGGGGATAGCCCGAATAACCGTACAGGTTGGGTCAATGATGACTTTGATCGTCTAATGGCAGAGTCTAAAGTAGAACAAGATACAGCAAAACGCTATGAGTTACTTCATCAGGCTGAAGAAATTTTAATGGCTGACTTCCCAATGATGCCAGTTTACTTCTATACAAACACGTATTTAACGAACGAAAATATTAAAGGCGCGGCTAATTATGTTAACCGTTTTCCATTCATGAAGTGGGCAGAAGTAACAGGAAAATAA
- a CDS encoding ABC transporter ATP-binding protein, with translation MGEALVEIGNLKRYFPVADKKTVKAVDDISISIYKGETLGLVGESGSGKSSLGKLVVGLDSPTSGSILFEGKEFTGLNKKEQREMNREMQIIFQDPHASLNPRMRIGEIIAEGIDGYKLAKGKKRLEIVYSLLEKVGLRPEHAHRYPHEFSGGQRQRIGIARALAVQPKFIVADEPISALDVSIQAQVINLLEDLKEKEQLTYLFIAHDLGMVKHISDRIGVMYLGKMMELASSDDLFKKPLHPYTQALMSAIPIADPSSIKRDRIVLKGDPPSPVNPPSGCRFRTRCAHAMDICAKIEPQWKEVEDKHWTACHLYS, from the coding sequence ATGGGTGAAGCGTTAGTAGAAATCGGGAATTTAAAAAGATATTTTCCCGTTGCAGATAAAAAAACGGTCAAAGCTGTTGATGATATTTCAATAAGTATTTATAAAGGTGAAACGCTTGGGTTAGTTGGAGAGAGTGGAAGCGGGAAATCTAGTCTCGGGAAATTAGTCGTCGGATTGGACTCGCCTACTTCCGGATCAATCTTATTCGAAGGAAAAGAGTTTACTGGATTAAACAAGAAAGAACAACGTGAAATGAACCGTGAAATGCAAATAATATTTCAAGACCCGCATGCGTCATTGAATCCGAGAATGAGAATCGGTGAAATTATTGCTGAAGGCATTGATGGTTACAAATTGGCCAAAGGAAAGAAAAGACTTGAAATCGTTTATAGTTTGCTAGAAAAAGTTGGGCTCCGACCCGAGCATGCTCACCGGTACCCTCATGAATTTAGTGGGGGACAAAGACAGCGTATCGGGATTGCAAGAGCGCTAGCCGTTCAACCCAAGTTTATTGTGGCGGATGAACCAATTTCAGCTTTAGATGTTTCTATACAAGCGCAAGTAATCAACCTATTAGAGGACTTAAAAGAAAAAGAGCAACTGACTTATTTATTCATTGCACATGATTTAGGAATGGTCAAACACATTAGTGACCGCATTGGAGTAATGTATTTGGGGAAGATGATGGAGTTGGCTAGCAGTGATGATTTGTTTAAAAAGCCTTTGCATCCTTACACACAAGCGTTAATGTCGGCGATTCCCATTGCTGATCCTAGTTCGATTAAGCGAGACCGTATTGTCCTTAAAGGAGATCCTCCGAGTCCAGTCAACCCGCCTAGTGGGTGTCGATTTAGAACACGTTGTGCGCATGCAATGGATATATGTGCAAAAATCGAACCTCAATGGAAGGAGGTGGAAGATAAACACTGGACAGCATGTCATTTATATTCTTAA